The proteins below are encoded in one region of Diorhabda carinulata isolate Delta chromosome 3, icDioCari1.1, whole genome shotgun sequence:
- the LOC130891308 gene encoding phenoloxidase-activating factor 3-like — protein sequence MCLVLRILFCVNFLIVGRCQEWVVDDEGCRTPNGDVGDCIPVRQCRPMIEAIKSLNRPLSQHVTQQLNSYSCSFSNNVAHICCPQGPIIIQEGENESPPDVSNHRNLRLLPTNCGYLDPGKDRIRNGKNAEINEFPWMALLSYRTRRGPEFKCGGTIINDRYILTAAHCIKNLESPLLGVRVGEYDIKKKQDCAKLPNGSTICTPGYQDLAIEEINPHSQFNASVISNDIGLIRVSKMNLKLENTRPVCLPTDDLRNENFKNVIITGWGITNVLTGESSSILQKVNLPVVELDQCKNVYKNQSNVHLTFKQVCAGGKNNKDSCQGDSGGPLHQAAFVDGVPKYIQQGVVSFGPRECGLEGYPGVYTRVAYYMDWILDTIRP from the exons AATGGGTAGTAGATGACGAAGGGTGCCGAACACCAAATGGAGATGTAGGTGACTGTATTCCGGTGCGACAGTGTCGACCAATGATTGAAGCTATAAAATCATTGAATAGGCCATTGTCCCAACATGTTACCCAGCAGTTAAACAGTTATTCTTGTAG TTTTAGTAATAATGTGGCTCACATCTGCTGTCCACAGGGTCCAATTATAATACAAGAAGGAGAAAATGAGAGTCCTCCTGACGTGTCAAATCACCGAAATTTACGGTTGCTTCCAACTAATTGTGGTTATCTTGATCCGGGTAAGGATCGTAtaaggaatggaaaaaatgcagAAATCAACGAATTTCCTTGGATGGCTTTACTAAGCTATAGAACAA GAAGAGGTCCGGAATTTAAATGTGGAGGAACAATTATTAATGACAGATATATTTTGACAGCAGCgcattgtataaaaaatttggaaagtcCGTT GTTAGGTGTGAGAGTTGGAGAgtatgatattaaaaaaaagcagGACTGCGCAAAACTGCCAAACGGGTCAACGATATGTACACCTGGTTATCAAGATTTGgcaattgaagaaattaatccGCATTCACAATTTAACGCTTCTGTAATATCCAACGATATCGGTTTGATAAGAGTATCAAAAATGAACTTGAAACTTG AAAATACTAGACCAGTCTGTCTACCAACAGATGATCTTCGGAatgaaaactttaaaaatgtcaTCATTACAGGTTGGGGCATCACGAACGTATTAACAG gAGAATCCAGTTCAATTCTTCAAAAAGTTAATCTACCAGTAGTTGAGCTTGACCAATGTAAAAACGTCTACAAGAATCAGTCTAACGTACATTTAACATTTAAACAAGTATGCGCTGGTGGTAAAAACAACAAGGATTCTTGCCAAGGAGATAGTGGGGGACCTCTTCATCAAGCAGCATTTGTTGATGGCGTGCCTAAATACATTCAACAGGGCGTTGTGTCTTTTGGTCCCAGAGAGTGCGGTTTGGAAGGTTATCCTGGTGTTTATACCAGAGTAGCCTATTACATGGATTGGATTTTGGATACAATTAGGCCttag